A stretch of DNA from Poecile atricapillus isolate bPoeAtr1 chromosome 28, bPoeAtr1.hap1, whole genome shotgun sequence:
ACCCCCAAATAGGTTTTGTGTCCCCAAcacccggggggaccccaaataGGTTTTGTGTCCCAAACCCCCGGGGGGACCCCCAAATAGGTTTCGTGTCCCCATAAACACCCGGGGGGACccctccccgagccccccaGCAAAGCCCCGGAGGACGGGGAGGATGGGAGGAgcgggatttggggagggggacaccCGTGTGGCTTTGGGGACAGTTCTCACTCACCGCTGCGCTGCCGCCGCTCCGGCCGCTCGCCAAGCTGCCCTGGGACTCGCCACGCCGGCCCTCGGCCCCCAGGAACAGCGGCGGGGGCGTCTTGGTGGCCAGGGCGCGGCTCAGGCTGGCGGCAGGGAACAGGGGGTAGCTGAGacctgggggacacggggacaggaggGGGACGCGGATGATCCTCGGGGGGATCCCCGTGGCCGTGGCCGCGGTGGCCGCGGTGGCCCCGGAGGCGAGGGCAGCCGTGTGTGCCTGCACGGTGCCGCGCTCCGGAAAAGCCACTTCCTCCTCCCTGGGCCACCTGGGCTGTGGCCACGGGctgtgacaggaggtgacacgcCAAGGCGGTGGCTGGATGTGGCTCCGGGGCCACAGGGAGGGGGACGGGGGCTGCAAAGCTGCTGGGATGTCCCCTGGCAATGTCCCCACGCAAGGATTTGGGGTGCGGGTGTCCCCATCCATCCCAACATCCCACCCCGGGAAGGTTTCCTCTGGTTTCAAGCcgagttttggggggttttagcTGTTTTTCTGTCACCCTGTGGCTGTGCCCCACCGCAGGGAGATGCGGGcagggggtgaggggacagCTGTGGGCACAGGGTGAGGGCACAGCCGCTGGCAGGGGGGTGAGGGGACAGCTGTGGGCACAGGGTGAGGGGACAGCCGGTGGCACAGGGTGAGGGGACAGCTGTGGGCACAGGGTGAGGGGACAGCCACGGGCACAGGGTGAGGGGACAGCTGTGGGCACAGGGTGAGGGGACAGCTGTGGGCACAGGGTGAGGGGACAGCCGCTGGCACAGGGTGAGGGGACAGCCGCTGGCACAGGGTGAGGGGGACAGCCACGGGCACAGGGTGAGGGGACAGCCACGGGCACAGGGTGAGGGGACAGCCGCTGGcagggggtgaggggacagCTGTGGGCACAGGGTGAGGGGACAGCCGGTGGCAGGGGATGAGGGGACAGCTGTGGGCACAGGGTGAGGGGACAGCCACGGGCACAGGGTGAGGGGACAGCCGCTGGCAGGGCTCAGGAAGCAGCTGGAGGGACACCGGGCCGGTGTTTCCACAGCTGCCGCACCGCTCCTGCCCACGCAGCCGCCCCGGGCCCGCTCCCGGTAAGTCCCCGGGACCGGAGCTTTGCATGCGGGGCCCGGCTGGGAAAATCCCCGCGGGGGGGCTCGTGGTGGGGACCGGGTGGCTGTGGAAGGGACGGAGTGGCCATGGAAGGGATGGGGTGGCCGTGCTGGGAATGGGGTGCCCATGGAAGGGTCAGAATATCATAGGTGGGGATAGGGTGTCCATGGTGGGGTGTCCATGTCGGGAACGAGGTGTCCATGGTGGTGAtggggtgcccagggcagtgatAGGGTTTCCAGGGTGGTGATGGGGTGTCCATGGTGGTGACAGGGTATCCGTGGTGGGGATGGGGTGCCCATGTCGGGAAtggggtgcccagggcagtgtcggggtgcccagggcagtgtcggggtgcccagggtggggatggggtgcccagggcagtgttggggtgcccagggtgatgatggggtgcccagggcagtgtcggggtgcccagggcagtgtcGGGGTGCCCAGAGTGGTGATGGGGTGTCCATGTCGGGAACGAAGTGTCCAGGGCAGTGTCGGGGTGTTCAGGGCAGTGTCGGGGTGCCAAGGGCAGTGTCggggtgcccagggcagtgtcGGGGTATCCATGGTGGTGATGGGGTGTCCAGGGCAGTGTCAGGGTATCCATGATGGTGATGGAGTGTCCAGGGCAGTGATGGGGTGTCCAGGGCAGTGTCGGGGTATCCATGGTGGTGAtggggtgcccagggtggggatggggtgTCCAGGGCAGTGAtggggtgcccagggcagtgttggggtgcccagggcagtgtcggggtgcccagggcagtgtcGGGGTGTCCGGGGCAGTGTCGGGGTGTCCGGGGCAGTGAtggggtgcccagggcagtgtcggggtgcccagggcagtgatggGGTGCCCAGGGTGGTGATGGGGTGTCCAGGGCAGTGATAGGGTGTCCGGGGCAGTGAtggggtgcccagggcagtgtcggggtgcccagggcagtgtcGGGGTGTCCGGGGCAGTGAtggggtgcccagggcagtgtcggggtgcccagggcagtgatggggtgcccagggcagtgtcggggtgcccagggcagtgacggggtgcccagggtggggatggggtgcccagggcagtgtcGGGGTGTCCAGGGCAGTGTCggggtgcccagggcagtgaCGGGGCGCCCAGGGCAGTGACGGGGTGCCCAGGGTGGTGAtggggtgcccagggcagtgttggggtgcccagggcagtgttggggtgtcccagggcagtGTCGGGGTGCCCAGGTCGGGGACAGGACACCCCTGGCAGGGTCCCTCCCCCCGCAGTGTCCCCGGCGGAGGGGCCCGAGCCTACCTGGGGTCAGTGGCCCTGGGGACCGTCCCGGTGGCTTTGGGGCGGTGGCTCTGAAGGCAGGAGAGCGGCCCTGGCCCTGCGGGGAGCTGCTGgcgctgcccagggagctgtcGGTGCCCGGCGGGGAGCAGCCGTAGGCGGCCTCGGGCAGGGACACCGGGCTCTGCGGGGACACTCTGGGGTCAGGGACAGCGACCCTCGGGACCCTCGGGACCCTTGGGGACCCTCGGGGACACACAGGGCTCAGGGACAGCGACCCTCGGGAACCTCGGGACCCTCGGGGACCCTCGGGGACACTCTGAGGTCAGGGACAGAGACTCTTGGAGACCCTTGGGGACCCTCGGGACCCTCGGGGACACACAGGACTCAGGGACAGAGACCCTCGGGAACCTCGAGGACCCTCGGGGACACACAGGGCTCAGGGACAGCGACCCTCGGGACCCTCGGGGACCCTCGGGGACACACAGGGCTCAGGAACAGCGACCCTCGGGACCCCTCGGGGACCCTCGGGGACACACAGGGCTCAGGGACAGCGACCCTCGGGAACCTCGGGACCCTCAGGGACACACAAGGCTCAGGGACGGGGACCCTCGGGGACCCTCGGGGACCCTCGGGGACACTCTGGGGTCAGGGACAGCGACTCTCGGGACCCTTGGGGACCCTCGAGGACCCTCGGGGACACACAGGGCTCAGGGACAGCGACCCTCGGGACCCTTGGGGACcctcagggacacacagggctCAGGGACAGCGACCCTCGGGGATTTGTGGGGACTCTCAAGACTGCAGGGAGAGACAGAGATGAAGGACAAcgaggggatggggacactcgGGAACCTTGGGGACCCGACAGAAGTCAAGGCAGGCGTGGGGACCCTCAGAACTCCTCAggccaaaccaaaaaaccccggACAGGGACAGGACGCGACCCTCGGGGACCTTCACCAGCCACTCACATAAAACCTGGGCCGCGCCAGCGCCAGATCCACGCCCTCCCCGAGCCTTCTCCCCTTGTCCCCGGGCGGCTCCGgagcctcctccagctccagctcgtGGCTCTCCAGCCCCAACCCTTTGCGCTTCAGCGTCTGCGGGGAGGGCGACGATGAGCGGGGTCCCTGCGGGCAccgcgggggtcccgggggtcgcCCCCCGGCCGCTACCTCGAGGATGTCGGAGTTGGTGCGGCTCTCGTGGGGCTCGCTGTACTCGGTGTACTTGAGCAGCACCTTGTCCATGTCGGTGCTGGCGTACTGGAACAGGCGGTTGGTGCTGTTGAAGATGATGAGGGCGATCTCGCAGTCGCACAGCACGCTCAGCTCGTACGCCTTCTTCATCAGCCCGAATTTCCGCTTGGTGAAGGTCACCTGAGATGGGCACCCCCCCCCGCAAAAATCCGGCTCCGAGTTCTCCCAAAAATTCTCCCCCCAAGGGGTGCTCCCCATCCTGTTTGTCCCCACCCGAGCGGCCCCTACCTGGCGGTTCCGCTGGTCCAAAATCCGGCtgatctggatttttttccggCCCATTTTCGCCTCCTCCgctgggtttggggctggaagAGAGTGAGAAACTCCTGAGCCTCGCAGCCCtcggggctgtccccagccagcgTCCGCCCCAGCACCGCCAAAAATAAGTTTGGCTGCCgcaaaaaaatcaattttcgGAGGAAGTTCGGTCATTTCTTCTGTGAAGATGGTGGCCAAGcggaaaatggggggaaaaatgggaaattctgctgggttagaggggaaaaaaatccctttggcCTTGCCCGGCCACCCCAATTCATCACCCCACGGGACCCCCGAGCACCTCTGGGTGTCGGCAGCAGAGcgggatcccaaatccttcagcgggattttgggatcagaGTTTTCATCCCAAACCCGAGGGGTCGCTCCGAGGCTGCTCCCGAAGCTGCTCCGTGGGACGGGGAGGGCGCTTTAAAGGGGGTCGGGTTGGCTGCGGGGAGGGTCCCTCAGACAAAAGGGTTGGTTTTAGGTTTAAATTTGGGtcggttttggggtttttttttaatcttttttttttttcaagctccAGCAGACTAAATTTGACCTCGGCCACTGGCGGGCCAGGAagtggctgcaggaggagccaGCAAAGTGAAACCACCCACCCGCTCCTGGGGCAGCGCCACGGGGCTGGTGACCCTCCGGTGCCACCCTGGTGTCACAGCTCTGGGACCACCCCCGCTACTgccacccccaccccaaatcccaccctctgaaccaccccaaaatcccccaaacgCCACCAAGATGGCACCAAGGTGTCCCCcaatgggatttggggacagagctggcctggctctgtccctgctgtccccaaaggaggggcaggagcggggcagggaagcagctccGTGCTGGGGATAATTTTGGGACCCCCCAACTGGGTCAGAAGCCCCCCCCTCAATGCCAGGCTGGGTGCCAGGGGTGCAGTTGGGGACTCTCCGGTGCCCCGGTGCCCTCGGCGTGTCCCGCTTCCCCCTCTCGGAGCTCGCTGCCATTTCACCATCGTGCTCGGCTGCTATTTTTAGCTGATcaaaactaattttaatttatgGAAGGAAATTGCGCTGCCGTTCCCACGGCCCCGCTGccaccctgtgtccccaaacccACGCACGACCCCCCCCCCTCGAGGTCCTGGGGGGTGCCAGGACCACCCCGGCCCCGCCGGAAAGGGCTGAGAATTCCCTGGTGGAAAAGGAGAGGTTTTCCCGTTCCCAACCATCCCCGGGGTGTTTGCCGGGCTCCTCCCGGCTGCGACACCTGCGGCgctccctggggacatcccgAGGGTCCCCGTGCCAGGGGGTTCCatctggggacagggggtgcTCGCCCCGTGACCCCCCCGTGACCCTGCACGGGCTCAGccttgggggggtttgggggtctggagttggggatggatggaggggatggatggaatccatggatggatggagaggatggatggatgatggatggatgatggatggatgatggatggatggatggatgatggatgatggatgatggatggatgatggatggatggatgatggatggatgatggatggatggatggatggatggatggatgatggatggatggatggatgatggatggatggatgatggatggatggacggatggatgatggatgatggatgatggatgatggatgatggatgatggatggatggatggatgatggatgatggatgatggatggatgatggatggatggatggatgatggatggatggatggatgatggatggatggatgatggacggatgatggatggatggatggatggatgatggatggatggatggatggatgatggatgatggatgatggatgatggatggatgatggatggatggatggatggatgatggatgatggatggatggatgatggatgatggatggatgatggatggatggatggatggatggatgatggatggatggatggatggatggatgatggatggatgatggatggatggatggatggatggatgatggatgatggatggatggatggatggatgatggatggatgatggatggatggatggatggatgatggatgatggatggatgatggatggatggatggatggatggatgatggatggatgatggatggatgatggatggatggatgatggatggatggatggatgatggatggatgatggatgatggatggatggatgatggatgatggatggatggatgatggatgatggatggatggatggatggatgatggatggatgatggatggatggatggatggatggatgatggatggatgatggatgatggatggatggatggatggatggacagatccatggatccatggatgatggatgatggatggaatccatggatggatggatggatggatgatggatggatggatggatggatccatggatggatccatggatggatggatgatggatggatggatggatgatggatgatggatggatggatggatggatggatggatggatggatggatgatggatggatggatggatggatgatggatggatggatggatggatgatggatggacagatccatggatggatggatgatggatggatggatccatggatccATGCTTGTCTCCCCCACCTGAAGTGGGGACATGAAATAATTCCAAGGATTTGCCTGGGGACAATCCCCCATAGATCCTTGGATGCCGGTCCTGGAAGGTTCCAGCACCCATGGGATGATGCTGAGAAGGTCCTGAAAGGTTCCAGCCCCTACAGGATGATGCTGAGAAGGTCCTGAAAGGTTCCAGCTCCTACAGGATGATGCTGAGAAGGTCCTGGAAGTTTCCAGCACCCATGGGATGATTCTGAGAAGGTCCTGGAAGGCAGTGGAGGGAGTCCAGAGGAAGCAGAGCCACATCCCTGTCAATCCAGGTGATCCAGGGGATCCAAGGACTCTCCAGGTTGGGATTCTCGGCACCAGGAGAAGCGGCCGAGGCCTCGTGCAAGAGCTCCcggagccctggggacacggccAGGCCACCGTGGCCACCGGAGCGTGAGGTGGCACCAGGGAGGCGCCACTCGGTGTCACCTCGGCCacctccgggaccccccgggacagGAGcgaagggctgggaggggaggggggatttTAATTGGGATTTTAATCTGGGTTTTAATTGGGATAAAATGATCCAGGAGTGACATCACCGGCCTTGGCACCTCCGGGCCAGGATGGAATTGGGATGGAATTGGGATGGAATTGGGATGGAattgggatggaattggggtggAATCAGGATGGAACCAGGACAGAACCAGGACAGAACCAGGATGGAACCAGGATGGGATCGGGATGGACCCAGGACAGAACCAGGATGGAATTGGGATGGAATTGGGATGGAATTGGGATGGAACCAGGATGGAATCAGGATAGAACCGGGATGAAACCAAGACGGAACCAGGATGGAACCGGGATGGAATTGGGATGGAATTTGGATGGAACCAGGATGGAACCAGGATGGAACCAGGATGGAACCAGGACAGAACCAAGATGGAAGCAAGATGGAACTGGGACGGAACCAGGATGGAATCATGATAGAACCAGGATAGAACCTGATTCCCAGGAGAATCCAGCACCCAGGGAGGTCTCGTggagcccagagcccctcctggCATTGTCCCCACCACGGGGACACTCTGGATGTGCCCTGAGCGTGTCATCCCGACAAATCCCAGCGCTCCAGGGATCCCAAACTTTCCAGACAGGAGAtttctgcctctccctgctccgGGAGATCCAGCACCCACAGTGAGGATCATCCCGAGCTGGGATCGGGGTTATAATTAACCCCCTGGATTAATGAGCCTTTCGGGGGTATTTACACAGCTCCAGGGGGTGTAAATTCCGAATTTCGGTTCCTAATTAGCGAGCTGAGGCCAAACGGATCCCAGGGGAGTCATTGTGATGTTCCCTGAACCACAACGGagcccccagcactgcctccaACACCTTTACACCCCTGGGATGATCCCAGAGATCTTCCAGCCACCGGATTTATCCTAAAATCCAAGCAGGTGAGGCATTAAAGGGAAAAAGCTGCTCTGGGGTCTGAGCGCTCCCCTAAAACACCCCCGAGTTGGGATCTCGGAGCTCCCCAGGGATTCATCCCCCCATGAAGCACAAAAAGTGGAGGAAAAGGTTGTTTTTACCAAATTGGGGAGGTTTTGCTGCAAATCTGAGGGCTGGGGGCAATTGGGCGGGACAAGGAGGGTTATCGAGCGGGTGGCAGCTCCCGAAAAGCGTTTTGGTGGAGGAAAAACAATGATTAAAGTGGGGAGAAAGAGTTTCCATCCCATCCTTCACGGCGAGGGAGGGGAAAATCTGAGCCAGGAGCAGCGAAATCCCACAGGAGGGCGGGGATGATGCTGGAAGCGGCAGGGCAACGAGGATGGAAATGGAGATTAAAAACGGGGATTGAAATGGAGATTTAAAACGGGGATTGAAGGAGCGGAGGGAcaaacccagccctggctggatttTGGATCCCGGAGATCCCCTGGGAACGGCTGAGCTGGTGCGAGCAGCATCCCGAGCACGGGGAAAAGTCAAAGTTGAGCTCGGAGTTTCTGCCGGgcctttctgctttttatagGTTGTTTAAACAAGCGACCAGTACAAACCAGCGGGgactgggagaggcaggaggagccAGCTGGGAAATAGGGGAAAGGTggggatggggctctgagggatttttgggaaccCCCCAATTCTCAAACATCACCCACGAAACCCCAAAAGTTTTGTGCCCGGGCTcgggggggacacgggcagcccccggccccgctgccacCTCGCTGTCGCTGTCACCGCGGGGGTGACACAGAGCGAAAGTCCCGGTGCCGATGGGCGGAGGCTTTCCGGTTCCAAAATGAGTGTGTGGAACGAGGAAGGATTGAAAGGACCCCCAAAAACGCGGCCCTCGGGGGGATGGATGGACACGGGGACCCCCCCTCCAGTCCCAGAGCGCCACTGGGGCTCGGAGGATGCCACATCCGAGGGAAGAAACTCGCAATTCCCATGGGATTTGGCTGCCCCAGGCCACAGCTGGGAATTAATTTGGGAATTGATGCCCGGTTGATGCTGGGGGCACTCAGGGCTGCCTGGCTCACAGACCTGGCTTGCTCCTGATGATCCcgctgggatttttgggaagaggaagggaattCAAGGGGTTAAAATGAACCCGGTTTCCCCTCAAATCCTTCTGGGTCCTGCCACTGCAGCGTGCCAGGCTTCCCAGCCCTCTCACCGCTGGGATGATCCCTGGCCCTCTGCACCGAAGCCTCCCAAAGTTTCCCAAAACCACTTTTTTGGGATGCTCTGGGCTTGGAGGTGACCGGGAATGTTCGATATCCTGAAGGAGACCCGAGGCCTGCGCCCACCTCTGCCCCTCCTGGCCCCCAGATCTCCGCACACGTCAGGCTGACGCGGCCGGCTGGCAGCGGGGACATGGAAAAGGGCCAGGACCGGGATGTCCGGACGGGTCACCCACGCTCCTTTCCCAGCCCGTGCCCGTGGGGGTCCCCTGGGGGCACAGCCCGCGGTCCCAGCCCGGCTTTCCTGCTCATCCCGAGCTTCCACGGGAATTCATTCCCTGGGAAACCTCAGAGCCGGCAGCGCTGGGAAAGCTGCTCCCATTAAAGGAGTAAAAACCTCctggatgggacagggacagggacagggacagggacagggacagggacagggacagggacagggacagggacagggatgggacagggatgggacagggacagggatgggacagggacagggacagggacagggatgggacagggacagggacagggacagggacagggacagggacagggacagggacagggatgggacagggatgggacagggacagggacagggacagggacagggacagggacagggacagggacagggatgggacagggacagggacagggacagggacagggacagggacagggacagggacagggacagggacagggatgggacagggatgggacagggacagggatgggacagggacagggacagggacagggacgggacagggacagggacagggacagggacagggacagggatgggacagggacagggatgggacagggacagggacagggacagggacagggacagggatgggacagggacagggatgggacagggacagggacagggacagggacagggacagggacagggacagggatgggacagggacaggaacagggacagggatgggacagggacagggatgggacagggacagggacagggacagggacagggttcCTCTGCCAGAGGATCCACCTTGCTCTCCACGGGTGGCAGGGCGATCCAGGtgcacagggacaccctggaGGTGCCACCAGGCTGGAGATGGCACATGGAGGTGCCACCAGGCTGGAGATGGCACATGGAGGTGCCACCAGGCTGGAGATGGCACATGGAAGTGCCACCAGGCTGGAGATGCCGCTGGCAGGAGCCGTGGCCGTGTCCCGTCCCCTGCTGGGAGCGGGGAAGGAGCCGGGGGCCGCCGTGCCACCCCAgtagtgacagtgacagtgacactgccaTCAGGGGTGACCAGGCGCGCTGTCACCGCCACCACTACAACCCGCCAGtgccgtgcctcagtttccccccgcgccctgagctcagccccagcccccaaaggcccgggggcggcggggaggtggcggcggggccgggacaGGGCGGCTGCCACCCAGGCTGCACTTTTGGGTTAAACCCGGGCGTtcctccctgcacagacacGAGTAAAAATAACCACCCCGAGCTCGGCGCAAACCACAGGGCTTTTTATAGCCCGCCATCCCGAGacggcggggcgggggccgaGGCTCCGccgtgcccagagcagcccGCCGGGCGCCGGCCCGGCCGCACCGGCCCctccccggcccggccccgttCCCCCTGCCCGTGAGCCCCGACGGTGCGGACGGAGCCCCGGTGGAGCGGAACGGAGGAGACAGCGCTGCTGAGGTTTGTCACTGTCCCCTCGCCTCGGTCCCACCGGTCCCGGTCCCACCGGTCCCGCCGGCACCGGGACCACCCCCCCGACCGTGCCGGACACGCACCTGGGCAGCGGCGCTTCCTCTTCGCCCGCTCGGCCGCGGCTGCCCCGGCGCTGCAGAGGAGCCGGGGAGGCTCCGGTGCTCGTCCCGGTGCTGgtcccggtgctgatcccggtgTCGGTCCCGGTGTCGGTCCCGGTGCTGGTCCCGGTGTCGGTCCCGGTCCCGTTCGTGTCCCCGGAGCTGCCGCCGCCTGCCCGAGCAGCGCCGGTGACATTTGCATAACCCCGCCCACCCCGCCCGGATATTTGCATACAGCAGCCGAGCTGCTCTGCCATTGGCTAAAGGCGGGTGTGAATTTGCATAGCCACGCCCCCTAGCGGGTGAGGGGCGGGGTTAAggggaaggggcggggccagggagGTTTCGGGGCGTGCGGGGATGGGGAACATtgcggggtttggggggatttgggggggatttgggggggatttcgggggatttgggggggatttcggggggatttggggaaactgggatgggattggcGCTGGAGGGATCTGGGGGAGGATGGGATTCGGCAGGGAAGGGCGTGGATGAGTTTGTGGGAATGTGGGGGCAGGAATGGGGGCGAGGCTGGGGGGCCCAGgggaattggggtggggggTTTGGAGAGGAGGACGAGGATGagtttgtgggaatttggggctggaacaggggtgaggatgaggagatcagggggctgggatggggggttTGGAGAGGAGGACACGGATGAGTTTGTGGAAATGTGGGGGCTGGAACAGGGGCGAGGATGAGGAGATCggggggctgggatggggggttTGGAGAGGAGGACGAGGATGagtttgtgggaatttggggctggaacaggggtgaggatgaggagatcagggggctggggtggggggttTGGAGAGGAGGACGAGGATGagtttgtgggaatttggggctggaacaggggtgaggatgaggagatcggggggctgggatggggggttTGGAGAGGAGGACACGGATGagtttgtgggaatttggggccCTGGGATGGGGTGAAtttcggggggtcccgggggatgCTGAGCCCTCACCGTGGGGTTCGGGCAGGGCTGAGATGGAGATTTTGGGGCGCAGTTTCAGGACCTGGCTCTGGGTTTGGGTCATGGCAGATCCCCAGGTGCCCCAGGTGGTTTTAGGGGACCCCCCCAGCACCGCCAGCCCCTTCAGCCacagggttttggggggtgtcACTCTCGCGGTCCCCAATGTCACCGAGGGCTCAACAAAACCAAGGTGAAAAAAACACCCGCCCCAAACGGGGACACCCAAGGCACcccttcatttttatttcataacaaattataaaataatttaataataaattaaatttatttaaatagcGGGACCCCGACACCTCCGTGTCACCCTCCCGGCCCTGGCAGCACCGGGGACATCCCGAGctgccattccctgtcccagtcccagcccGGGGGAGGTGGCAGGAAGccgaggatgaggatgaggatgaggatgaggagcagggaatgaggatgaggatgaggatgaggagcaggggatgaggatgaggatggggatgaggatgaggagcaggggatgaggatgaggatgaggatgaggagcaggggatgaggatgaggatgaggatgaggatgaggagcaggggatgaggatgaggatgaggatgaggagcaggggatgaggatgaggatgaggatgaggatgaggatgaggatgaggatgaggatgaggagcaggggatgaggatgaggatggggatggggatgaggat
This window harbors:
- the MEF2B gene encoding LOW QUALITY PROTEIN: myocyte-specific enhancer factor 2B (The sequence of the model RefSeq protein was modified relative to this genomic sequence to represent the inferred CDS: deleted 1 base in 1 codon) — encoded protein: MGRKKIQISRILDQRNRQVTFTKRKFGLMKKAYELSVLCDCEIALIIFNSTNRLFQYASTDMDKVLLKYTEYSEPHESRTNSDILETLKRKGLGLESHELELEEAPEPPGDKGRRLGEGVDLALARPRFYSPVSLPEAAYGCSPPGTDSSLGSASSSPQGQGRSPAFRATAPKPPGRSPGPLTPGLSYPLFPAASLSRALATKTPPPLFLGAEGRRGESQGSLASGRSGGSAARPLNPALQTLSPVLSPGSSSLPSHGLAGFSFLSPAPADFGAGEVPPPPGFLQPPAWQHPRDVTALGASSRIVPSEEPAAVPGASPQHQPVSIKSERVSPGLGCPPGTLQPSLSSLASLSEAPRAPGDLQPRDDFSKAFPPPALGPPRPLPEEQRVPVPTRRGQPVDVWHR